From a region of the Maridesulfovibrio ferrireducens genome:
- a CDS encoding DEAD/DEAH box helicase: MEKFRNLGLSDAIIDALSKKGFTEPTPIQAQTIPMLLSGEKDIVGQAQTGTGKTAAFGLPILENVREGAGHVQAIVLTPTRELAMQVADEISSFRGNRRVRIATVYGGQAMLPQLRALKSGADIVVGTPGRVLDHIKRKTLKLADISFFVLDEADEMCNMGFLEDVSEIMENASGKHRTLLFSATMPQAVMRIARKFMGDYDVVSVKPEKNEIPLTEQVYHEMPERDRLEALCRVIDSQNDFYGLVFCRTRADADRVAAALNERKYPAEPIHGDLSQSRREEILRKFRNRKCKILVATDVAARGIDVPDLTHVVNFALPQDPQSYVHRIGRTGRAGKSGIAVTLINPHEFGKLRYISKVTGAKIEKKALPTIDQVIEAKKAHMGAELTDIVTNGKHLSYLPLASELLESSEAVEIIAALLKHSQGNVLDKKTYRRIDEGGRNGASGSARGRVRFTACVGRAHGMTPRKLVDMICLRSKINPVRIQHVKINGQQSTFSVPGDDSDRVMSSVNKSSNNGKPLLRRA; encoded by the coding sequence ATGGAAAAATTTAGAAATCTCGGCCTTTCAGATGCAATTATCGACGCACTTTCAAAAAAAGGTTTCACCGAACCTACTCCTATTCAAGCACAGACAATTCCTATGCTCCTTTCCGGTGAAAAAGATATCGTTGGTCAGGCTCAGACCGGAACAGGTAAAACCGCTGCATTCGGTCTGCCTATCCTTGAAAACGTTCGTGAAGGCGCTGGACATGTTCAGGCAATCGTCCTCACTCCTACACGTGAACTTGCTATGCAGGTTGCTGACGAAATCAGCTCATTCCGTGGAAATAGAAGAGTTCGCATTGCTACCGTTTACGGCGGACAGGCTATGCTTCCTCAGCTTAGAGCTCTCAAGAGCGGCGCGGACATAGTTGTCGGTACTCCCGGACGTGTTCTCGATCACATCAAAAGAAAAACTTTAAAACTTGCAGACATTTCCTTCTTTGTTTTGGATGAAGCAGATGAAATGTGTAACATGGGCTTTCTTGAAGACGTAAGCGAAATCATGGAAAACGCCAGTGGCAAACACCGCACACTGCTTTTCTCCGCAACCATGCCTCAGGCTGTTATGCGTATTGCCCGTAAATTCATGGGTGATTATGATGTCGTTTCTGTTAAACCTGAAAAGAATGAGATTCCTCTCACCGAACAGGTTTACCACGAAATGCCTGAACGCGACCGTCTGGAAGCTCTTTGCCGTGTTATCGATTCCCAGAACGACTTTTACGGACTGGTTTTCTGTAGAACACGTGCAGACGCTGACCGCGTAGCCGCTGCTCTCAATGAAAGAAAATATCCAGCTGAACCAATTCATGGTGACCTTTCACAGTCTCGCCGTGAAGAAATTCTCCGTAAATTCAGAAACCGTAAATGTAAAATTCTTGTTGCCACTGACGTTGCAGCACGAGGCATTGACGTTCCTGACCTGACTCATGTTGTCAACTTTGCTCTTCCACAGGACCCGCAGAGTTACGTTCATCGCATCGGCCGCACCGGTCGTGCAGGTAAGAGCGGTATCGCTGTTACTTTGATCAACCCTCATGAATTCGGTAAACTCAGATATATCTCCAAAGTAACCGGCGCAAAAATAGAAAAGAAAGCTCTGCCTACTATTGACCAGGTCATCGAAGCAAAAAAAGCACACATGGGTGCTGAGCTTACCGATATCGTCACCAACGGCAAGCATTTGTCCTACCTGCCGCTTGCAAGTGAACTGCTCGAATCAAGCGAAGCTGTCGAAATAATCGCAGCGCTTCTCAAACATTCACAGGGTAACGTTCTGGATAAGAAAACTTACCGCAGAATCGACGAAGGCGGACGTAATGGAGCTAGCGGCAGCGCTCGCGGTAGAGTTAGATTCACAGCTTGTGTTGGTCGCGCCCACGGCATGACTCCTCGCAAACTGGTTGATATGATCTGCCTCAGATCCAAAATCAATCCTGTCCGCATTCAGCATGTTAAGATTAACGGTCAGCAGTCCACTTTCTCCGTTCCCGGTGATGACTCTGATCGCGTAATGAGCTCAGTTAACAAATCTTCAAACAACGGCAAGCCTCTTTTGAGACGTGCTTAG
- a CDS encoding HAD family hydrolase, which produces MYKKKINVIAFDADDTLWVNEPFFQKATTNLCAMLSDYRTPENVGKQLEEIQSRNLQIFGYGIKGFIISMMETALEVSQGQIDGDILKKIIGMGKEMQTHPVKLLHGIENTLQQLQSHFKLMLITKGDLIEQERKLHQSGLLNYFNYVEIVSEKNETLYEKLLTKHGIAHDQFLMVGNSIKSDILPVINIGSHAFHIPFHTTWILEQVNQQDIQDQKIITLKYAHELLDILLPPSVSQ; this is translated from the coding sequence ATGTATAAAAAAAAAATCAATGTTATTGCATTCGATGCAGACGACACTCTATGGGTGAATGAACCCTTTTTCCAAAAGGCAACAACCAACCTGTGCGCGATGCTGTCAGACTATAGGACTCCCGAGAACGTTGGCAAGCAACTTGAAGAAATTCAAAGCCGCAATTTGCAAATATTTGGATATGGAATCAAAGGATTTATTATTTCCATGATGGAAACGGCCCTAGAAGTTTCCCAAGGTCAAATAGATGGAGACATTCTTAAAAAGATCATAGGCATGGGCAAAGAAATGCAAACCCACCCCGTCAAACTGCTTCACGGCATAGAAAACACCTTGCAGCAACTACAGAGCCATTTCAAACTCATGCTTATAACAAAAGGCGACTTAATTGAACAAGAACGCAAGCTCCATCAGTCAGGATTATTGAACTATTTTAATTATGTGGAAATAGTAAGTGAAAAAAATGAAACTCTTTATGAAAAGCTGCTCACAAAACATGGCATAGCGCACGATCAGTTTCTCATGGTCGGAAATTCAATCAAGTCCGACATTCTCCCCGTGATAAACATAGGATCACACGCCTTTCATATTCCATTTCACACTACGTGGATTTTGGAACAGGTTAATCAACAAGATATTCAAGACCAAAAGATTATCACCCTGAAGTATGCCCACGAATTGCTAGATATATTATTGCCTCCAAGCGTGAGCCAATAA
- a CDS encoding citrate synthase — protein MSNEEKATLNYKGKKYDLPIITGSEGEVGLDISNLRSQSGLITFDPGFGNTGSCKSDITFVDGENGILHYRGYPIEELAEHGNFIETAWLLIFGELPLKEDLARFRALLCAEELIHEDLLHHFNGFPSHKSQPMAILSAVINALGSYHTDLYDIHNKSEFFLAVGKMISKVRTIAAFSYRKSIGRPFMYPDPDLSYCHNFLHMMFSIPNKHYDPPIEAVKALSLVFMLHADHEQNCSTSTVRMVGSTQANIFASVSAGICALWGKLHGGANAAVIDMLEQIKDGDITIDEYLEKVKKKECRLMGFGHRIYKSFDPRARILKKAADNLLQNGFNDQLLDIALELEEKAIADDYFTERKLYPNVDFYSGIILRALGIPVAMFTVMFAIGRLPGWIAHWYEDFENPTTRINRPRQIYTGQTQRNYIPIDFRK, from the coding sequence ATGAGCAATGAAGAAAAAGCTACTCTTAATTACAAAGGTAAAAAATATGACTTACCTATCATCACAGGATCAGAAGGCGAAGTTGGTCTGGATATTTCAAATCTGCGATCACAAAGCGGATTAATCACCTTCGACCCCGGTTTCGGAAATACCGGTTCCTGCAAAAGTGACATCACATTTGTTGATGGCGAAAACGGCATTCTGCATTACAGAGGCTATCCCATCGAGGAACTGGCAGAACACGGGAATTTCATTGAAACAGCATGGCTTTTGATTTTCGGAGAACTGCCTCTGAAAGAAGATCTTGCCAGATTCAGAGCGCTGCTTTGCGCCGAAGAACTGATTCACGAAGATCTGCTGCATCATTTCAACGGCTTCCCTTCACACAAGAGTCAGCCTATGGCTATTCTTTCAGCTGTAATCAATGCGCTCGGCAGTTATCATACTGACCTTTACGACATTCACAATAAGTCTGAATTTTTCCTTGCTGTGGGTAAAATGATCTCCAAGGTCAGAACCATTGCCGCATTTTCATACAGAAAATCCATCGGCAGACCTTTCATGTACCCAGACCCGGATCTTAGCTACTGCCATAACTTTCTGCACATGATGTTTTCCATTCCGAACAAACATTATGATCCACCGATTGAAGCAGTAAAAGCTCTTTCATTAGTGTTCATGCTCCATGCCGACCATGAGCAGAACTGTTCCACTTCCACAGTGCGTATGGTCGGATCTACTCAGGCAAATATTTTTGCATCCGTATCAGCCGGAATCTGCGCTTTGTGGGGCAAACTACACGGCGGAGCAAACGCTGCGGTTATCGATATGCTCGAGCAGATCAAAGACGGTGACATCACCATTGATGAATATCTGGAAAAAGTGAAAAAGAAAGAATGCCGACTCATGGGATTCGGTCATCGCATATACAAGAGCTTTGACCCCCGCGCGCGCATCCTTAAAAAGGCCGCGGACAATCTGCTCCAGAACGGTTTCAACGACCAGCTTCTGGATATCGCGCTGGAACTTGAAGAAAAAGCAATTGCAGATGATTACTTCACCGAACGCAAACTGTATCCAAATGTTGACTTCTACTCTGGAATAATTTTGCGGGCACTGGGCATTCCGGTTGCAATGTTCACTGTAATGTTCGCCATAGGCAGACTTCCCGGCTGGATTGCTCACTGGTATGAGGATTTCGAAAATCCAACCACAAGGATCAACCGCCCAAGACAGATTTACACCGGGCAGACTCAGAGAAATTACATCCCTATCGATTTCAGAAAATAA
- a CDS encoding sigma-54 interaction domain-containing protein yields the protein MKDQEINLYLRKVIDTMNEGLFLIRPDGTIMLVNDALLRMTGFEREELLDKPCSVLGCDACERSRKLGKQHWCKLFNTHKENRKNCHIISKNGSYLHVLKNASLLKNENGEIIGAVETFTDISELDRKELKIQELSLKLHHEDERFCGLVGKSSSMQKVYALIKKAAQSDAPVIIFGESGTGKELAAQAIHELSPRSEKPFVQLNCAALNDALLESELFGHVKGAFTGAYRHRAGRFEEAGDGDIFLDEIGDVPLPIQVKLLRVLETRTFERVGDSLSLSMNARLITATNQNLQELVLNKKFREDFFFRINVIPVHLPPLRDRKEDLHLLVEHFININPNLDKTECPTPETMRKLIEYDWPGNVRELKSALEYAAVVKEAGPMQPEHLPPQIGAFSEKYCACPEIQHIATDDTLPSELNEKDQLIYALKKSAGNKSEAARILKVSRGTIHNRIRKHGIEYRIYE from the coding sequence ATGAAAGATCAGGAAATTAATTTATATCTTCGTAAAGTAATCGACACCATGAACGAAGGCCTTTTTCTTATCCGACCGGACGGAACCATCATGCTGGTTAATGACGCATTACTAAGAATGACCGGATTTGAACGAGAAGAGTTGCTCGATAAACCATGTTCAGTACTTGGCTGTGATGCTTGCGAGCGTTCAAGAAAACTAGGCAAGCAACACTGGTGCAAATTATTCAATACCCACAAAGAAAACCGCAAGAACTGCCACATTATCAGCAAGAACGGTTCATATCTGCATGTGCTGAAAAACGCTTCCCTGCTTAAAAATGAAAATGGAGAAATAATTGGCGCGGTTGAAACATTTACTGACATATCGGAACTAGATCGCAAGGAACTTAAAATACAAGAACTGTCACTAAAATTACATCATGAGGATGAACGCTTTTGCGGGCTTGTCGGCAAATCTTCGTCCATGCAGAAAGTATATGCACTCATCAAAAAGGCCGCACAATCAGATGCCCCTGTAATAATTTTCGGAGAATCAGGAACGGGAAAAGAACTTGCCGCACAGGCCATCCATGAACTCAGTCCGAGAAGCGAAAAACCCTTTGTACAACTCAATTGTGCGGCCCTGAACGACGCATTACTTGAGAGTGAACTATTCGGACATGTAAAAGGAGCTTTCACCGGAGCTTACAGACACAGAGCCGGAAGATTTGAAGAAGCCGGAGACGGGGATATTTTTCTGGATGAAATAGGAGATGTGCCGCTCCCTATTCAGGTCAAACTACTACGAGTGCTTGAAACACGCACCTTCGAAAGGGTGGGCGACAGCCTGTCACTTTCCATGAACGCCAGACTCATCACCGCAACAAATCAAAATTTGCAGGAACTGGTGCTGAACAAAAAATTCCGCGAAGATTTCTTTTTCCGCATCAACGTAATCCCTGTACACCTGCCTCCCCTACGAGATCGGAAGGAAGACCTGCACCTGCTGGTTGAACATTTCATCAATATTAATCCGAATCTGGATAAGACGGAATGCCCCACGCCTGAAACAATGCGAAAACTTATTGAATACGACTGGCCCGGAAATGTGCGTGAATTGAAAAGTGCGTTGGAATATGCCGCAGTGGTAAAAGAAGCAGGCCCCATGCAGCCCGAACATCTACCACCGCAAATCGGTGCATTTTCAGAAAAATATTGTGCCTGCCCTGAAATTCAGCATATAGCCACAGATGATACACTGCCAAGCGAGTTAAACGAAAAAGATCAACTTATATACGCACTTAAAAAATCCGCAGGAAACAAAAGCGAAGCGGCCCGTATCCTGAAAGTTAGTCGGGGAACCATTCATAACCGGATTCGCAAACATGGCATAGAGTACCGAATTTACGAATAA
- a CDS encoding Crp/Fnr family transcriptional regulator yields the protein MEALHNKLALDLLKAYEVRSLSLAHQGLEVFLRAGENVILQGSAPKNVFIILEGAVKIFHSTLKSSDYLIAIEGPGEILGEVEILTGELYSCSVEAIENVRMAALTKEDYLQWLESDHDFTLLINKIICDRLQKITKRAATHLSYPLEYSVLKLLKLLSNDSNSRVLFVSKGEIADYLGTSFRSVSRVLSILYEREILKSGNGTIEIVSIDTLNNVLSAYEE from the coding sequence ATGGAAGCATTGCACAATAAATTAGCTTTGGATTTGCTGAAAGCTTATGAGGTAAGGTCTCTATCCTTGGCACACCAAGGCCTTGAGGTTTTCTTGCGGGCAGGAGAAAATGTAATTTTACAAGGTTCTGCGCCGAAAAATGTTTTTATTATATTGGAAGGGGCTGTTAAAATTTTCCATAGTACGCTGAAAAGTAGCGATTATCTTATTGCCATAGAAGGCCCGGGCGAGATATTGGGAGAGGTCGAGATTTTAACTGGAGAATTATATAGTTGTTCTGTGGAAGCTATTGAAAATGTTCGGATGGCTGCACTTACGAAAGAGGATTATCTGCAGTGGTTGGAATCCGACCACGACTTTACTTTGTTGATAAACAAAATAATTTGTGATCGGCTGCAAAAAATCACTAAACGTGCGGCAACCCATTTATCATATCCTTTGGAGTATTCGGTGTTGAAGCTTTTAAAATTGTTGTCAAATGATAGCAATTCTAGAGTATTGTTTGTCTCCAAAGGAGAAATTGCCGATTACTTGGGAACAAGCTTCAGAAGCGTTAGCAGGGTCTTATCCATCCTGTATGAACGGGAAATTCTTAAAAGTGGAAACGGGACAATAGAGATAGTATCAATAGACACATTGAATAACGTTTTGTCAGCTTACGAAGAATAA
- a CDS encoding DMT family transporter, translating to MTSNSKHLPIIAFVLLGVIWGSNFICMKLASELISPAQIVLFRTIFGFFPVLIYALVKKSLCLDHLKHSAHFLVMALLATSLNYYCFVKGTSLLLTGVAGALSGSIPLFTFILAILFIPEEKPSLMKIVGIAIGFIGVVIIARPSGDSLLSSNFEGVFYMVAGSLSVGSSFVYARKFITPLNIPASAITTYQLGFAMILLSLTTSYDGMSAIWTSYNASIGLIVGLGLLGTGLAYIIYYYIASKMGAVTASSVSYIPPLVALVIGSAIVGEPIELVDYFATALIFAGVYMLRRK from the coding sequence ATGACAAGCAATTCTAAGCATCTTCCCATTATAGCATTTGTACTGCTCGGCGTAATATGGGGGAGTAATTTCATATGCATGAAGCTTGCTTCCGAACTAATCAGTCCCGCTCAAATTGTATTATTCAGGACTATTTTCGGCTTTTTCCCAGTTCTAATTTATGCTCTTGTCAAAAAATCACTATGTTTAGATCACCTAAAACACTCTGCCCATTTTTTGGTGATGGCCTTACTTGCAACCTCCCTAAACTATTATTGTTTTGTCAAAGGAACATCATTATTACTTACCGGCGTAGCTGGCGCACTTAGTGGTTCTATTCCCCTTTTCACATTCATACTTGCTATTCTTTTCATTCCAGAAGAAAAGCCTTCTCTTATGAAAATTGTCGGCATCGCCATAGGTTTTATAGGTGTTGTCATCATCGCCCGCCCTTCCGGCGACAGTTTGCTTTCTTCGAATTTTGAGGGAGTATTCTACATGGTCGCAGGCTCATTAAGTGTCGGATCTTCATTCGTTTACGCAAGAAAATTCATAACACCTCTGAACATTCCTGCATCAGCCATTACAACTTATCAACTTGGCTTCGCTATGATCCTGCTGTCACTTACAACCAGCTATGACGGAATGTCAGCCATATGGACCAGCTACAATGCGTCAATTGGATTAATAGTAGGACTGGGCCTTCTCGGCACAGGCTTAGCTTACATAATTTACTATTACATCGCTTCAAAGATGGGGGCTGTCACCGCATCTTCTGTTAGCTACATTCCTCCCCTTGTCGCTCTTGTGATTGGATCAGCTATCGTCGGAGAACCAATTGAATTAGTGGATTACTTCGCAACGGCATTAATTTTTGCTGGTGTATATATGCTTAGACGAAAATAA
- a CDS encoding cytochrome ubiquinol oxidase subunit I, which translates to MEYPIWHLTTFGGGFWIAFIATIHVFVAQFAVGGGLFLVLSEQMAYRTGSDELLDYVKKHSKFFLLLTMVFGGVSGVALWFSMALLSPQGALILVREFLFAWATEWVWFVGEIVALLIYFYSWDKMSRSDHIKIGWFYFIFAWLSLFTINGVVGFMLTPGEWLQTHDFWDGIFNPTFWPQLFFRSFLSVMLAGLFGFVTAAWLKDPVIRCKMVRLCSIWTLLGLILLLPCGYWYLMALPPEQAEMILNKSHRVAYFLKMYQITAPIILVGGLIMAICMPRKVKFPSALILLLIALVFYGSFEFIREAGRKPYVLWGVVYSNSVMVDKAAEMEGKSLLQEAKWVPDNLRKITDENKLKAGAWLYQMECVSCHAINGPMNDIVPRTAKYSAAGLDAFISGMGKLSKYMSPFLGDETERMALAEYIDSLSPQVKTVLADVKEAKVEPAPFVADQEYVLMAWPLEGLRLIVESEGRVSVSESGSKVRAQLLLRGDPPEVVTDDVKIICELKNAHQPYKMKVKDGFFESPSINALPYSDDGYQPLPLVEVSAVDGAGEILATTTIVLPVSTRASCNNCHGGDWAVKDQGGLAAQTADDFLKIHDRDNYTDFVARVESDACDTIDCLSCHDGDTQLDLSTALHGFHAVYLSGKDNEACTMCHPQESLRGLHRTVGMECVNCHGVMENHALALLKAEEDKPVAKDLIGLLMPVDMEMEEINPRTPWTQEPDCLTCHVDFAGPDTDSAFNVWNEDKSELFRNRKDEMDAVMCAACHNAPHAVFPAEDERDNLRALQYMGEAKPIGSGGTCTVCHENDMDYAAHHPGMGLE; encoded by the coding sequence ATGGAATATCCAATTTGGCACCTCACCACTTTCGGCGGCGGCTTCTGGATTGCTTTTATCGCAACCATCCATGTTTTTGTGGCTCAGTTTGCTGTAGGCGGAGGTTTGTTTCTGGTTTTAAGTGAGCAGATGGCTTATCGCACCGGTTCGGATGAACTGCTGGACTATGTAAAAAAACATTCAAAATTTTTCTTGCTCCTGACCATGGTATTCGGAGGAGTCAGCGGTGTTGCCCTCTGGTTCAGCATGGCTCTTTTAAGTCCGCAGGGGGCGCTTATTCTTGTCCGCGAATTTCTATTTGCGTGGGCAACTGAGTGGGTCTGGTTTGTGGGCGAAATTGTGGCCCTGCTGATTTATTTTTATTCATGGGACAAAATGAGCCGTTCTGATCATATAAAGATAGGCTGGTTCTATTTTATTTTTGCGTGGCTTTCACTTTTCACTATCAACGGTGTTGTCGGCTTTATGCTTACTCCCGGAGAATGGTTGCAAACCCACGATTTCTGGGATGGAATATTTAATCCTACTTTTTGGCCGCAATTGTTTTTCCGTTCTTTTCTATCGGTTATGCTGGCTGGTCTTTTTGGTTTTGTAACAGCGGCGTGGCTTAAAGATCCAGTTATCCGCTGTAAGATGGTTCGTCTTTGCAGCATCTGGACTTTGCTCGGGCTTATTCTGTTATTGCCGTGCGGATATTGGTATCTGATGGCTTTGCCTCCTGAACAGGCCGAGATGATTTTAAATAAATCACACCGGGTTGCATATTTCTTGAAGATGTATCAGATCACCGCTCCGATTATTCTTGTGGGTGGACTGATCATGGCAATCTGTATGCCTCGTAAAGTAAAGTTCCCGTCAGCTTTGATTTTACTTTTGATCGCATTGGTTTTTTACGGCTCATTTGAATTTATCCGCGAAGCCGGAAGAAAGCCTTATGTGTTGTGGGGAGTTGTATATTCCAACTCGGTCATGGTTGATAAAGCTGCCGAGATGGAAGGCAAATCTCTTTTGCAGGAAGCTAAATGGGTGCCGGATAATTTAAGAAAAATTACTGATGAGAATAAACTTAAGGCCGGAGCATGGCTGTATCAGATGGAATGTGTTTCGTGTCATGCCATTAACGGACCTATGAACGATATTGTGCCTAGGACTGCTAAGTACAGCGCTGCCGGACTGGATGCGTTTATTTCAGGAATGGGTAAGCTCAGTAAATATATGTCTCCTTTCTTAGGTGACGAAACTGAACGGATGGCTCTTGCCGAATACATCGACAGCCTCAGTCCGCAGGTTAAAACTGTGCTTGCAGACGTGAAAGAAGCAAAGGTTGAACCTGCTCCGTTCGTAGCGGATCAAGAGTATGTTTTAATGGCATGGCCTCTGGAAGGATTGCGCTTGATTGTAGAAAGTGAAGGGCGGGTTTCGGTTTCCGAAAGTGGAAGCAAGGTACGCGCACAATTGCTTCTGCGTGGCGATCCTCCTGAAGTTGTAACCGATGATGTGAAGATAATCTGTGAGCTTAAAAATGCTCATCAGCCTTATAAAATGAAGGTTAAAGACGGATTCTTTGAGTCTCCTTCTATAAATGCGCTTCCATATTCGGATGACGGATATCAGCCGTTGCCGCTGGTGGAAGTCAGCGCGGTTGATGGTGCCGGAGAGATACTTGCAACTACAACGATTGTTCTTCCGGTTTCAACGCGGGCTAGTTGCAATAATTGTCATGGCGGCGATTGGGCTGTTAAAGATCAGGGGGGACTTGCTGCGCAAACTGCGGACGATTTCCTGAAAATTCATGATCGTGATAACTATACGGATTTTGTAGCGCGAGTAGAGTCTGATGCCTGCGATACGATTGACTGCTTAAGCTGTCACGACGGCGACACTCAGCTTGATTTGTCGACGGCATTGCACGGTTTCCATGCAGTTTACCTTTCCGGTAAAGATAATGAAGCCTGCACCATGTGTCATCCGCAGGAGAGTTTGCGCGGATTGCATCGTACTGTGGGGATGGAGTGTGTGAATTGTCATGGCGTGATGGAAAATCATGCTCTGGCATTGCTCAAGGCGGAAGAAGATAAACCCGTTGCAAAAGATTTGATTGGTCTGCTGATGCCCGTTGACATGGAGATGGAAGAGATTAATCCGCGCACGCCTTGGACGCAGGAGCCTGACTGTCTCACCTGTCATGTGGACTTTGCCGGACCTGATACTGATTCTGCTTTTAATGTCTGGAACGAGGATAAGTCTGAACTGTTCCGTAATCGCAAGGATGAAATGGACGCGGTTATGTGCGCAGCATGTCACAATGCACCGCATGCCGTTTTCCCTGCCGAGGATGAACGCGATAATCTGCGCGCGCTTCAGTATATGGGGGAAGCAAAGCCGATAGGCTCAGGCGGAACCTGCACAGTCTGCCATGAAAATGATATGGACTATGCTGCACATCATCCCGGAATGGGGCTTGAATAG
- a CDS encoding methylenetetrahydrofolate reductase: MNVASSIKESNQFFSFEFFPPKEKQAWGNFTEKAERLANLKPLFASVTYGAGGSSHDNSLDVCGVIKKEMGVDILAHLTCVGASETSIDDFVGRLNDAGVSDILALGGDGRKDDVNNESRFFHAADLVEYVDDKFSDVGIAVAGYPGGHPDASTIAQDIRYHCDKLSRGSDFTITQLFFDNRQYFDYVSRLEISGFEQPVIPGVLPIQSLGSLRRIMGLCGASIPGDLYCGVEKAFEAGGDKAVMEFGFNFAQQQIAGLLDGGAPGVHIYTLNRASMCERLIGSLKSDGYFI, encoded by the coding sequence ATGAATGTGGCAAGCAGCATAAAAGAGTCCAACCAGTTTTTTTCTTTTGAATTTTTTCCTCCCAAAGAAAAACAGGCATGGGGTAACTTTACTGAAAAAGCGGAAAGACTGGCTAATTTAAAACCTCTTTTTGCATCGGTCACTTATGGAGCAGGGGGATCAAGCCATGATAATTCCCTTGATGTTTGCGGAGTCATTAAAAAAGAAATGGGGGTCGATATTCTTGCTCATTTGACCTGTGTGGGAGCAAGCGAAACGTCAATTGATGACTTTGTAGGCAGACTAAATGATGCGGGAGTTTCAGATATTCTGGCACTAGGCGGTGATGGGCGAAAAGATGATGTGAATAATGAAAGCCGATTTTTTCATGCCGCAGATCTCGTTGAATATGTTGATGATAAATTTTCAGATGTGGGAATAGCTGTTGCCGGATATCCGGGCGGGCATCCTGATGCGTCAACTATTGCGCAGGATATAAGATATCATTGTGATAAACTTTCCAGAGGATCGGATTTTACTATTACTCAACTGTTTTTTGATAATCGCCAATACTTTGATTATGTCAGTAGACTTGAAATTTCGGGGTTTGAGCAACCGGTAATACCCGGAGTTTTACCTATTCAATCATTAGGGTCATTGCGGAGAATTATGGGGCTTTGCGGGGCATCTATTCCGGGAGATTTATATTGCGGGGTTGAAAAAGCTTTTGAGGCCGGCGGTGACAAGGCTGTAATGGAGTTCGGATTTAATTTTGCGCAGCAACAAATAGCAGGTCTTCTCGACGGCGGCGCTCCCGGTGTTCACATTTATACACTTAATCGAGCTTCGATGTGTGAGCGTTTGATCGGAAGTTTAAAATCTGATGGCTATTTTATTTAA
- a CDS encoding PACE efflux transporter: protein MRTISDRIRHTILFEGIALIIVIPGTSIITGRPPHEIGAMSIIVSIIAMSWNYIYNLGFDKILIKMKKPLMPRPAHMRICHALFFEVGLIGLMVPFFMYWFQMGALQALIFDAGIALFFLIYSYMFNLAYDHRFPVQTRMEELHT from the coding sequence ATGCGAACCATCTCTGACCGTATCCGCCACACCATATTATTTGAAGGAATAGCCCTAATTATTGTCATCCCCGGCACTTCAATTATCACAGGCCGCCCCCCTCATGAAATAGGAGCCATGTCGATTATCGTAAGCATAATCGCCATGAGTTGGAATTATATATACAATTTAGGATTCGATAAAATATTAATCAAAATGAAGAAACCTCTCATGCCTCGTCCTGCCCATATGCGTATCTGTCATGCTCTTTTCTTTGAAGTGGGACTTATTGGTCTTATGGTCCCATTTTTTATGTACTGGTTCCAAATGGGAGCCTTGCAGGCTTTGATCTTCGATGCAGGTATAGCTCTTTTCTTTTTGATTTACAGCTATATGTTCAACCTAGCTTACGATCATCGTTTTCCTGTTCAAACAAGAATGGAAGAACTACATACGTAG